From the Bradyrhizobium ontarionense genome, the window GGATGCGGCCTGGCTGTTGCGCCGCCAGGCGGTCTCGGTGCTGCCGTCGCTCGGCAGCCTCAAGGCGTTGCGCGGCACGGCGCGGGGTGACCGTGGCGGCAAGGCCATGGTTGGCTTCGGCGATCCCGTCTTCGATCCCACTCGTACCGGCGCGCCCCCCACGGGCGCCGCCAAGCAGGCCGCGCGCAACATCGCGACGCTCGCCTACACCGACTTCTGGCGCGGCGCCGGCGTCGATCGCGCCCAGCTCGCGCGCGCTCTGCCGCAACTGCCCGATACGGCGGATGAGCTCAATGCGATCGCAGGCGATCTGGGCGTCGCCCCGTCGGATGTTCATCTCGGCATTGATGCCAGCGAAACGACCGTCAAGCGCGCGCCGTTGACGGATTACAGGATCGTCTACTTCGCGACGCACGGCCTGGTGGCCGGCGACGTCAAAGGCATCGCCGAGCCGTCGTTGGCACTCAGCCTTCCGGCCGTGCCGTCGGCGCTCGACGACGGACTCCTGACGGCCAGCGAAGTTGCGCAGTTGAAGCTCAACGCCGATTTCGTCGTGCTGTCGGCCTGCAACACGATCGCAGGAGACAGGCCTGGGGCGGAAGCGCTGTCGGGTCTTGCTCGGGCGTTCTTCTATGCCGGTGCGCGGGCACTGCTGGTGACGCACTGGGCCGTCGATTCGGCGGCTGCGACACGGCTGATGACCGATACGTTCCACCGGCTCAAGGACAGTCCGACGATTGGTCGCAGCGAGGCGCTGCGGCGCGCCATGCTGGCCGTCCTCGATGATCGATCTTCGCCGGCCAGCGCGTATCCTTCGGTTTGGGCGGCATTCCTGCTTCTCGGCGAAACCGAAGTGCGCTGATATATCTGTTGCGCTGCAGCATGCTTCGGGCCTGGTGCCGTTTGCTGCTCTGATGAGCAATTGCCTGCCAAAAATGAGCTACGCGCATCAGCTGCCGGCAATAACCAATTCGACCGGATCGTCTTGGCAAGACCAGCGTTGATCAGTATTAGGTCGACGACCGCGCTTTGGTAAGGCGATGTAAACGGTAACGGTCACCGCGCGACGCGCCACGAATTTTCGCGCGCAACAGATGCGGGTTCTCAGGAGGGACTTTCGTGCAAGAGACGGGTCTACGCAACGGTGCCTTCGGTGCCGACAAGTTCGGCTTAAAGAATCTCAAGCAGGTGCATTGGAATCTCGGCGCTCCCCAGCTCTATCAATATTCGCTGGCGGCGGGCGAGGCGGTGCTGTCTTCCGATGGTGCGTTGTGCGCGGATACCGGCGAGTTCACCGGTCGTAGCCCGAAGGACAAGTTCACGGTTCGCGATGCCTCCACCGAGAAGATGTGGTGGGCGGGCAACCAGGCGATCACGCCCGAGCAGTTCGAGGCGCTGTATCAGGACTTCGTCAAGCATGCCGAAAGCAGGACCCTGTTCGCGCAGGATCTCTATGGCGGCGCCGATCCGACCTTCCGCATCAAGACGCGCGTCTTCACCGAGCTCGCCTGGCACTCGCTGTTCATCCGCACCTTGCTGATCCGCCCCGAGACCATCGAGCTCGATACCTTCGTGCCGGAGCTCACCATCATCGACATGCCGAGCTTCCGCGCCGATCCGAAACGTCACGGCGTGCGCTCGCAGAACGTCGTCGCGATCGATTTCGCCCGCAAGATCGTCCTGATCGGCGGGTCTTATTATGCCGGTGAGATGAAGAAGAGCGTGTTCACCACGCTCAACTACTATCTGCCCGGACGCGGCGTGATGCCGATGCACTGCTCGGCCAATGTCGGTCCGAAGGGCGACACCGCGATCTTCTTCGGCCTGTCCGGCACCGGCAAGACGACGCTGTCGGCCGATCCGAACCGCACGTTGATTGGCGACGACGAGCATGGCTGGGGTCCGTCCGGCGTGTTCAACTTCGAGGGCGGCTGCTACGCCAAGTGCATCAAGCTGTCGCAGGAAGCCGAGCCGCAGATCTATGCGGCGTCGAGCCGGTTCGGCGCGGTGCTGGAGAACGTGGTCCTCGACGAGGATACGCGCGTTCCCGATTTCGACGACGGCTCCAAGACCGAGAACACTCGCTCGGCCTATCCGCTCGACTACATTCCGAACGCCTCGCGCACCGGCCGCGCGCCGCATCCGAAGAACGTCGTGATGCTCGCTGCCGACGCCTTCGGCGTGCTGCCTCCGATCGCCAAGCTGTCGCCGGCGCAGGCGATGTACCACTTCCTGTCGGGCTACACGGCGAAGGTCGCCGGCACCGAGCGCGGCCTCGGCAACGAGCCGCAGCCGGAGTTCTCGACCTGCTTCGGCTCGCCGTTCCTGCCGCTCGACCCCTCGGTCTACGGCAACATGCTGCGGCAGCTGATCGCCGATCACAATGTCGACTGCTGGCTGGTCAACACCGGTTGGACCGGCGGCAAGTATGGCACGGGCACGCGGATGCCGATCAAGGTGACGCGCGCGCTGCTGACGGCGGCGCTCGACGGCTCCTTGCGCAACGTCGAGTTCCGCACCGACAAATATTTCGGCTTCGCGGTGCCATCAGCGCTGCCGGGCGTGCCGAGCGAGATCCTCGATCCGGTCAACACCTGGAAGGACAAGGCCGAGTTCGACAAGACCGCGCGCGCGCTGGTCGGCATGTTCCAGAAGAACTTTGCCAAGTTCGAAGCCCAGGTCGACGCCGACGTCCGCGCCGCCGCGCCGGATCTGAAGCTGGCGGCGGAGTAGCTGTCTCCAAACCTCTCCCCGTGATGGGCGAGGTTAAGCTGCATCCACAGCTGTCGTCCCGGCGAACGCCGGGACCCATAACCACAGGACAGCGTAGTGAGGCGTGCGGGCAGCTTCAGCCTCCGCCAAATCTAGGACGGTGTTTATGGGTCCCGGCTCAAGGCCGGGACGACACCGATAGTGTGGCGCCGACCATCCGTCTCACGCCTTGAAATACGCGATCTGCGTCGTCGTCGCGAGCAGCCGGCCCGACGGCGACCACAGCTCGCCGTGCTGGTCCTGATAGCTGCGGTTGAACACCTTGGCATCCGCGGTCGCGAGCACATGCGTGATGTTCTCGGCGGCCAACTCATCGCGGCTGACGTGGAAATAGGTCGTCAGCGACACTGTGCCGAACGGCACCAGCTCGCCGCGGGCATGGAAGACGCGGCCGAAGAACGCATCCGACATCGCCAGCAGCGACAGGCCATCGAGCTTGCGCGGCCTGCGGTCGGAGATCCAGAGACGGGAATAGCTGCTGTGCGGCTCGCCCGACGGTGAGGCGCCGGAGGCCGGGCGTCCTTCGATGAAGCGGAAGTCGTATTGCTTCGTCCACGACATGTTCGTATTGGGATGACGCTTGACCTGATCGAACGGCGGCGCCTCGGGCTTGACGGCCGGCTGGTGCGACCATGACGGCCGCCGCTCGGCGAACACGGCGGTGGCGAGCGTCGCAGCGTCCGCATTGCCCTGGCTCAGCTCGACGCACCAGTGCTGCGAGGAGCGGTTGGCCTTCACCAGCCGCACGTCGAGATCGAACGGCCCCTCCGCGATCGGCGCGCAATAGTTCACCGTGAGCGCCAGCGGATCGCCCTGGATTTGCGGATGCTCGATCAGCGCGCGCAACACGGTCGCCGCGGTCGCACCGCCGAACGGGCCGACGAAGGCCCAGTAGTCCGGGCTGGTCCGGCCCTGCCAGCGGCTGTCGCCGGCGGTGACGCGGGTGGCGTCGTCGAACAGGTGAGCTGAGCTTTCAGGAAGCATGATCCGTCCGCACCTCGACTTGCGTGCCATCCCACCGCCGAAATTCGATCGTTTCGGTCAGCTCACCGTATTGTCGATAGCCGGCAAGATCACCGGCTGGATCAGCCGAGATCCACGCGTCGGTGATCTTGCCGCCGATACGCTGTACGGTGATGACGCTGACGCTCGTGATGAGGTCAGTCACCAGGCGCTCGGTCGCTTCAGTCTCGCTCAACCCGGACAGGTCAGCCAGGGTGCTGCCGTGGGTATGCCAGGGACAGCCGTCGAACCCCATCGTCAAATCGCCGTCAGGACAGATGACCAGAAACTTAAGCAGGCCGTCGGGGCTGACATATTCGCGGG encodes:
- a CDS encoding phosphoenolpyruvate carboxykinase translates to MQETGLRNGAFGADKFGLKNLKQVHWNLGAPQLYQYSLAAGEAVLSSDGALCADTGEFTGRSPKDKFTVRDASTEKMWWAGNQAITPEQFEALYQDFVKHAESRTLFAQDLYGGADPTFRIKTRVFTELAWHSLFIRTLLIRPETIELDTFVPELTIIDMPSFRADPKRHGVRSQNVVAIDFARKIVLIGGSYYAGEMKKSVFTTLNYYLPGRGVMPMHCSANVGPKGDTAIFFGLSGTGKTTLSADPNRTLIGDDEHGWGPSGVFNFEGGCYAKCIKLSQEAEPQIYAASSRFGAVLENVVLDEDTRVPDFDDGSKTENTRSAYPLDYIPNASRTGRAPHPKNVVMLAADAFGVLPPIAKLSPAQAMYHFLSGYTAKVAGTERGLGNEPQPEFSTCFGSPFLPLDPSVYGNMLRQLIADHNVDCWLVNTGWTGGKYGTGTRMPIKVTRALLTAALDGSLRNVEFRTDKYFGFAVPSALPGVPSEILDPVNTWKDKAEFDKTARALVGMFQKNFAKFEAQVDADVRAAAPDLKLAAE
- a CDS encoding acyl-CoA thioesterase; protein product: MLPESSAHLFDDATRVTAGDSRWQGRTSPDYWAFVGPFGGATAATVLRALIEHPQIQGDPLALTVNYCAPIAEGPFDLDVRLVKANRSSQHWCVELSQGNADAATLATAVFAERRPSWSHQPAVKPEAPPFDQVKRHPNTNMSWTKQYDFRFIEGRPASGASPSGEPHSSYSRLWISDRRPRKLDGLSLLAMSDAFFGRVFHARGELVPFGTVSLTTYFHVSRDELAAENITHVLATADAKVFNRSYQDQHGELWSPSGRLLATTTQIAYFKA